The following coding sequences lie in one Arachis stenosperma cultivar V10309 chromosome 5, arast.V10309.gnm1.PFL2, whole genome shotgun sequence genomic window:
- the LOC130979567 gene encoding hexokinase-3-like, protein MGRVAVGLAVTVAVAACAVAAVVVGRRVKSRRKWRKVVNVLRELEEGCDTPVGRLKQVVDAMAVEMHAGLASEGGSKLKMLLTFVDNLPNGTERGTYYALHLGGTNFRVLRVHLNGQRSSVLENDVERQPIPEHLMTSTSEELFDFIASSLKEFIAKEGDGSNISTNRRELGFTFSFPVKQMSVSSGILIKWTKGFSVVNMVGRDVAACLQEALSRKGLDVHVAALVNDTVGTLALGHYHDPDTVAAIIIGTGTNACYLERIDAIIKCQGLLTASGRMVVNMEWGNFWSSHLPRTSYDIDLDAESPNPNDQGFEKMISGMYLGDIVRRVILRMSMESDMFELISPKLKIPFILRTPLMAAMHEDNSPDLREVARILKEVFEIPEVPMKARKIVVKVCDVVTRRAARLAAAGIVGILKKIGRDGSGGITGGRGRSNTKMRRTVVAIEGGLYSSYSLFSEYLHEALNEILGEDIAKHVIIKVTEDGSGIGTALLAASYSS, encoded by the exons ATGGGAAGAGTGGCGGTGGGGCTGGCGGTGACGGTGGCGGTGGCGGCTTGCGCGGTGGCGGCAGTGGTGGTTGGGAGGAGGGTGAAGAGTAGGAGGAAGTGGAGGAAGGTGGTGAATGTGTTAAGGGAACTTGAGGAAGGTTGTGATACGCCAGTTGGGAGGTTGAAGCAGGTGGTGGACGCCATGGCTGTGGAGATGCACGCTGGTTTAGCTTCCGAAGGTGGTTCCAAGCTCAAAATGCTTCTCACCTTCGTTGATAATCTCCCCAATGG GACCGAAAGAGGAACATATTATGCACTACATCTTGGGGGTACAAATTTTAGGGTCTTGCGGGTTCATTTAAATGGTCAACGATCTTCTGTCTTGGAAAATGACGTAGAAAGACAACCTATTCCTGAACATCTAATGACTAGCACGAGCGAG GAGCTCTTTGATTTTATTGCATCTTCATTAAAGGAGTTCATTGCAAAAGAAGGAGATGGTTCCAATATTTCTACTAACCGAAGGGAACTTGGATTTACTTTCTCTTTTCCCGTAAAACAAATGTCAGTTTCCTCAGGCATTTTAATCAAATGGACAAAAGGTTTTTCCGTTGTAAATATG GTAGGAAGAGATGTTGCTGCATGTTTGCAGGAAGCATTGTCGCGAAAAGGGCTAGATGTGCATGTGGCAGCCCTG GTTAATGACACTGTCGGAACATTAGCTCTTGGGCACTATCACGATCCAGATACTGTTGCCGCAATTATAATTGGTACTGGTACAAATGCCTGCTATTTGGAACGGATTGATGCTATTATCAAATGTCAGGGTCTTCTTACAGCATCAGGACGCATG gtTGTCAACATGGAGTGGGGGAACTTTTGGTCATCTCACTTGCCGAGAACATCATATGACATTGATTTAGATGCCGAGAGTCCTAATCCAAATGACCAG GGTTTTGAGAAAATGATATCAGGAATGTATTTGGGTGATATTGTGAGGAGAGTCATTCTCAGGATGTCAATGGAGTCGGATATGTTTGAACTTATTTCTCCCAAGCTTAAGATCCCTTTCATACTGAG GACTCCTTTGATGGCCGCCATGCACGAGGATAATTCTCCTGACTTGAGGGAAGTAGCAAGAATCCTTAAAGAAGTCTTCGAG ATTCCAGAAGTTCCAATGAAGGCAAGAAAAATTGTGGTGAAGGTGTGCGACGTTGTCACCCGTAGAGCGGCTCGATTAGCGGCAGCTGGTATTGTTGGCATCCTGAAGAAGATTGGTAGGGACGGCAGTGGTGGCATTACGGGTGGCCGGGGTAGAAGCAACACAAAGATGAGGCGAACGGTTGTGGCAATCGAAGGAGGTTTGTATTCTAGCTATAGTTTGTTTAGTGAGTACTTGCATGAAGCACTGAACGAGATATTGGGTGAAGATATTGCTAAGCATGTAATTATAAAGGTCACAGAAGATGGATCAGGCATTGGAACTGCACTTCTTGCTGCCTCGTATTCATCCTAA
- the LOC130980518 gene encoding uncharacterized protein LOC130980518: MANNMNPNIVAFTLTEGQSNNRPPYFNGSNYSYWKERMRIFVQSIDYNIWKIILNGPDVPTKQNADGEVVAKEDNEWTDEEKKKVELNAKEINLMHCAISFEEFRKVSRCKTAKEIWNKLRLTHEGTKQVRETRIDMLMKEYEMFSMKEDESIDQMFERFSIIINNLDAMGRSYSEETLVRKILRSLTKKWEVKSTAISERNDLIKITYDELRGKLLAYETTHMSQDKDDKKKSIALKSRMTAQGEESDDSFSDEEMVLFARKMRRLLRYKNKAKGSSSSKDVKKDQVKFTCHHCKEPGHFKSDCPQLKKGEKFKKDKKKVMMATWEDLENDTSSESSDQEAQLCLMADHDDENEVDLSDLSIDELHYIIKDISVNSKKLLDKYAKCKKENEALRTENDLLLKKIKENETNNDKFLKEENIALRTELEKFKLKHEVTASNDLISENKKLNEQIKGLNEDLAKFVQGSQNLNKLLACQRFGSEKSGLGFIEGNKSVFKPNFQKSESSSAKFFKPKGFSKPQKSVGKSQCYKCNRNGHDPPQCFIFLRSFGNDSKLYKVVHDFNALGQPRRFHIKGSKWIWIPKVS, translated from the coding sequence ATGGCCAACAACATGAATCCCAACATCGTGGCTTTCACTCTCACTGAAGGGCAGTCCAATAATAGACCGCCCTACTTCAATGGTAGCAACTACTCTTACTGGAAAGAGAGAATGAGAATCTTCGTGCAATCAATCGACTACAACATCTGGAAGATCATCCTCAATGGTCCAGACGTTCCTACCAAACAGAATGCAGATGGAGAAGTTGTGGCTAAGGAGGACAATGAATGGACagatgaagaaaagaagaaggttGAACTCAATGCCAAGGAAATCAACCTGATGCACTGTGCAATCAGTTTTGAAGAGTTCAGAAAAGTGTCAAGGTGTAAAACAGCGAAAGAAATCTGGAATAAGCTCAGACTCACTCATGAAGGCACTAAGCAAGTGAGGGAAACAAGAATTGACATGTTAATGAAGGAGTATGAAATGTTTAGTATGAAGGAAGATGAGAGCATCGATCAAATGTTCGAAAGGTTCTCGATAATCATCAACAATCTGGACGCCATGGGAAGAAGCTACTCTGAAGAAACCTTGGTGAGAAAGATTCTGAGGAGTCTTACTAAGAAATGGGAAGTGAAAAGCACAGCCATCTCTGAAAGGAATGATTTGATCAAAATCacctatgatgagctgagaggCAAGCTGCTGGCTTATGAAACCACTCACATGTCTCAAGACAAAGAtgacaaaaagaaaagtatagcaCTAAAATCAAGAATGACAGCCCAAGGAGAAGAATCTGATGACAGTTTCTCAGATGAAGAAATGGTGCTCTTTGCAAGAAAAATGAGAAGACTACTGAGATACAAAAACAAAGCCAAAGGAAGCTCTTCATCCAAAGATGTCAAGAAAGATCAAGTCAAGTTCACATGCCATCACTGCAAGGAACCAGGTCACTTCAAGTCAGATTGCCCTCAACTTAAGAAAGGCGAAAAATTCAAGAAAGACAAAAAGAAAGTGATGATGGCAACATGGGAGGACTTGGAGAACGATACCAGCTCAGAAAGCTCAGATCAAGAAGCTCAACTATGCCTGATGGCAGATCATGATGATGAAAATGAGGTAGATCTCTCTGACTTATCTATTGATGAACTGCACTACATTATCAAAGACATTTCTGTGAATTCCAAGAAACTCTTGGATAAGTATGCTAAATGTAAGAAAGAAAATGAGGCTTTGAGGACAGAAAATGATcttcttttgaaaaagattaaagAAAATGAAACTAATAATGACAAgtttttaaaagaagaaaacattGCCTTGCGAACTGAACTAGAAAAATTCAAACTCAAGCATGAAGTGACTGCCTCCAATGATTTGATTTCTGAAAACAAAAAGCTGAATGAACAAATAAAAGGTTTGAATGAAGACTTAGCAAAGTTTGTCCAAGGTTCTCAAAATCTGAACAAACTGCTTGCTTGTCAAAGGTTTGGGTCTGAAAAATCTGGACTTGGTTTTATAGAGGGAAATAAATCAGTTTTCAAACCAAACTTTCAAAAATCTGAATCCTCCTCTGCCAAGTTTTTCAAACCAAAAGGATTTAGCAAACCTCAGAAATCAGTGGGCAAAAGTCAGTGCTACAAGTGCAATAGAAATGGTCATGATCCTCCTCAATGCTTTATCTTTCTTAGGTCCTTTGGTAATGATAGTAAGTTATATAAAGTTGTTCATGATTTTAATGCTCTTGGGCAACCAAGAAGATTTCACATCAAAGGATCCAAAtggatttggatacctaaggttaGTTGA